One Solibacillus sp. R5-41 DNA segment encodes these proteins:
- a CDS encoding ABC transporter ATP-binding protein: MKIILQAKNVQKVFGTKGNIYKALEDIDLEIKEGEFVGIMGPSGAGKSTLLNVLSTIDTQTSGDIIINNQHIVGMNEKQLADFRRNQLGFIFQDYNLLDTLSVKENILLPLALSKVSAREIETRVEKIAKTFGISEILDKYPYHISGGQKQRTAAARAIITNPSLILADEPTGALDSKSATSLLESLTMLNEEINSTIMMVTHDAFAASFCKRIVFIKDGRIHAEIHKKQQSRKEFYQKILDVLASLGGGN, encoded by the coding sequence GTGAAAATAATATTACAAGCAAAAAACGTACAAAAAGTATTTGGTACAAAGGGAAATATTTATAAAGCATTAGAAGATATTGATTTGGAAATTAAAGAGGGCGAATTTGTTGGAATAATGGGGCCTTCAGGTGCTGGTAAATCAACATTGTTAAATGTGTTATCCACTATTGACACACAAACATCAGGGGATATTATCATCAACAATCAACATATCGTAGGCATGAATGAAAAACAATTGGCAGACTTCCGTCGAAATCAACTCGGCTTCATTTTTCAAGATTATAACCTTCTTGATACGTTATCAGTGAAAGAAAATATACTACTTCCACTTGCATTATCAAAAGTTTCGGCACGTGAGATAGAAACCCGAGTGGAAAAAATTGCGAAGACGTTTGGCATAAGTGAAATACTCGATAAATATCCGTATCACATTTCAGGTGGGCAAAAACAACGCACAGCAGCAGCAAGGGCTATTATTACGAACCCGAGTCTAATCTTGGCGGACGAACCAACAGGTGCATTAGATTCAAAATCCGCAACCAGTTTATTAGAAAGCTTAACTATGTTAAACGAAGAGATTAACTCCACGATTATGATGGTTACACATGATGCTTTTGCTGCAAGCTTCTGTAAACGAATTGTATTTATTAAAGATGGTAGAATCCATGCTGAAATTCATAAAAAACAACAGTCTCGAAAGGAATTCTACCAAAAAATATTAGACGTTCTTGCTTCACTTGGGGGTGGGAATTAA
- a CDS encoding YxeA family protein, translated as MKKIIIVVGIVLVILIGSLFFIQNVNINRFGTDEYYTTIIGDGNKMEDKMDDGSILVRYEYDLPAYDKDSNQKTLTFTANKQLRKNAYLLLFVKDGKGVTSYKEVTAEEIPEKAVKMLE; from the coding sequence ATGAAAAAAATAATTATAGTTGTTGGAATAGTATTAGTGATTCTAATCGGTAGTTTGTTTTTTATCCAAAATGTAAATATTAATCGGTTTGGAACGGATGAATATTATACAACAATAATTGGAGATGGAAATAAAATGGAGGATAAAATGGACGATGGTTCTATTTTAGTAAGGTATGAATACGATTTACCCGCTTATGATAAAGATAGTAACCAAAAAACATTAACATTTACTGCCAACAAACAACTTCGAAAGAATGCGTATTTACTTCTGTTCGTGAAAGATGGAAAGGGAGTTACCTCATACAAGGAAGTGACTGCTGAAGAAATACCGGAAAAAGCCGTTAAAATGTTGGAGTAA
- a CDS encoding FtsX-like permease family protein, whose product MTLFQIARKNIRKNFTNYFLYFSSMIFSIVIYFTFVSMKYDKTIQSASESSTKISAAFNAASVVLMIFVAIFIWYSNSFFTRKRKKEIGLYSLLGVRKKQIGRMLFYENFIMGIMALIIGIFLGSLLSKFFVSILMKVMGYDVIANYAIAPDAVINTLIVFTIITIITSFYGYRLIYRFKLIELFQADKEGEKEPKSSFITAMLAVLFIGIGYWLALQNILESEAWRKIGILVTPLVIIVTVILGTYLLFSTVTIYLLKISRNNKKKFWKGINIISTSQLLYRMKGNAHTLTIIAILSATTLTAVGASYSLYYNNKSNAELANPNSIMFINNDNQITNKVKELVSKVENHDITYHKVIPTLQMRVDTTSLNSKMGPEEAIYTMISNSSFNEMAELQKREDHLSLEKNDAAVLDSGYYEGLSPEYVGSSIPLNGVSQTDEIMLKKLLKYNVLNVRTANITVVISDELFTQLEKETTSINMETYGLSGGENGKMLSKDIQSILPEEAGFSSFYNDYAQGMEAAGLIIFIGAFLGLVFLAATGSIIYFKQLTEANSDKERYVILHKIGVNKKEIRKSISKQVFFIFVLPLLVGIAHCVIALTALSRLLQTNLVVPVLICIGIYVLIYIIYYFLTVRTYYKIVTK is encoded by the coding sequence ATGACGCTGTTTCAAATTGCTAGGAAGAATATTAGGAAAAACTTCACCAATTATTTTCTTTATTTTTCTTCTATGATTTTTAGTATTGTAATCTACTTTACTTTCGTTTCAATGAAATATGATAAAACAATTCAATCTGCATCAGAATCTTCGACAAAAATTAGTGCAGCCTTTAATGCTGCATCTGTCGTATTAATGATTTTTGTTGCCATTTTCATCTGGTATTCAAATTCTTTTTTTACAAGGAAACGGAAAAAAGAGATTGGACTTTATTCATTACTAGGTGTACGTAAGAAACAAATTGGCCGTATGCTCTTTTATGAAAACTTTATAATGGGTATCATGGCGCTTATTATTGGAATTTTCCTAGGTTCGCTATTATCCAAATTTTTTGTATCGATCTTAATGAAAGTGATGGGCTACGATGTGATAGCGAACTATGCTATTGCACCTGATGCGGTAATCAACACGCTCATTGTGTTTACTATTATTACAATCATAACTTCATTTTATGGGTATAGATTAATTTATCGATTTAAGTTGATTGAACTATTTCAAGCAGACAAAGAAGGAGAAAAAGAGCCAAAATCTTCTTTTATCACTGCGATGTTAGCTGTTTTATTCATTGGTATTGGGTACTGGCTTGCACTTCAAAATATATTGGAGTCAGAAGCTTGGAGAAAAATCGGTATACTGGTAACTCCACTTGTTATTATCGTAACCGTAATTTTAGGAACTTATTTATTATTTAGTACAGTAACAATCTATTTATTAAAGATTTCAAGAAATAATAAGAAGAAGTTTTGGAAAGGTATTAACATCATAAGTACATCCCAGCTTCTATATCGTATGAAAGGAAATGCACATACATTAACCATTATTGCTATTTTGAGTGCTACTACGCTAACAGCAGTCGGAGCGTCTTATAGTTTGTATTATAACAATAAAAGTAATGCTGAATTAGCAAATCCAAACAGCATCATGTTTATCAATAATGACAACCAAATAACAAATAAAGTTAAAGAGCTAGTTTCAAAAGTAGAAAACCATGACATTACCTATCATAAAGTGATTCCTACGCTACAAATGAGAGTAGATACGACGAGTTTGAATAGTAAAATGGGTCCGGAAGAAGCGATTTATACTATGATTTCAAATTCATCTTTCAACGAAATGGCTGAACTTCAAAAAAGAGAAGACCATCTTTCACTGGAAAAAAATGATGCAGCTGTACTAGATTCAGGCTACTATGAGGGATTATCTCCAGAATATGTAGGTTCAAGTATTCCTTTAAATGGAGTCAGTCAAACGGATGAAATTATGTTAAAAAAACTGTTGAAATATAATGTCCTCAATGTTCGAACTGCAAATATAACCGTTGTGATTAGCGATGAGCTATTTACACAATTGGAAAAAGAAACTACCTCAATCAATATGGAAACATATGGCCTTTCGGGTGGCGAAAATGGAAAAATGTTAAGTAAAGATATTCAGTCTATTCTCCCAGAGGAGGCTGGTTTCTCTAGCTTTTACAACGATTACGCTCAGGGAATGGAAGCGGCTGGTTTAATTATCTTTATTGGCGCTTTCCTAGGATTGGTATTCCTTGCTGCAACAGGAAGTATTATTTACTTTAAACAGTTGACGGAAGCGAATTCTGATAAAGAGCGTTATGTGATCCTACACAAAATTGGTGTAAATAAAAAAGAAATTAGAAAGTCTATTTCTAAACAGGTATTCTTTATATTTGTTCTACCATTATTAGTAGGGATAGCACATTGTGTAATTGCGTTAACTGCTTTATCAAGATTACTACAAACAAACTTGGTTGTTCCTGTATTAATCTGTATAGGTATTTATGTTTTAATCTACATTATTTATTACTTCTTAACGGTGCGTACTTACTATAAAATTGTGACCAAATAA
- a CDS encoding response regulator transcription factor: MALNKTVLIIDDEEDILRIIKTVLIKEGIEKVVTSTTAKGGFDEFQQSHPDLVLLDIMLPDGEGYDVCKQIRNISNVPILFISAKSEELDKLLGFAIGGDDYITKPFSPKEVAYRVKAQLRRAEFLLTDNKTDPIIIAGPFELNDQKAELLKNKEVIELKPKELGLMKYFLQNINKVISKERLYDTVWGEDYFGSDNTVMVHIRRLREKIEINPSSPKFLITVKGLGYKFTVEDE, from the coding sequence ATGGCGTTAAATAAAACAGTATTAATTATTGATGATGAGGAAGATATTTTAAGAATTATAAAAACGGTTTTAATAAAAGAAGGGATTGAAAAAGTTGTAACTTCTACCACTGCAAAAGGAGGCTTTGACGAGTTCCAACAATCACATCCAGACCTTGTATTATTAGACATAATGTTACCAGATGGAGAAGGTTATGATGTATGTAAACAAATAAGAAATATTTCGAATGTGCCAATTTTATTTATATCAGCAAAATCAGAGGAATTGGACAAGCTCTTAGGCTTTGCCATTGGTGGTGATGATTATATAACAAAACCATTTAGTCCTAAAGAGGTTGCTTATCGAGTAAAAGCTCAGTTACGAAGGGCAGAATTTTTGCTAACGGATAACAAGACAGATCCTATAATTATAGCTGGTCCGTTTGAATTGAACGATCAAAAAGCGGAGTTATTAAAAAATAAGGAAGTCATTGAATTAAAGCCAAAAGAACTTGGTTTAATGAAGTATTTTCTCCAAAATATTAACAAGGTGATTAGTAAAGAAAGGCTCTATGATACCGTCTGGGGTGAGGACTATTTTGGCTCGGATAATACAGTGATGGTTCATATCCGGCGATTGCGAGAAAAAATAGAAATTAATCCCTCCTCTCCAAAATTTTTAATTACTGTAAAAGGGTTAGGCTATAAATTTACTGTAGAGGATGAATAA
- a CDS encoding sensor histidine kinase KdpD, producing MTWKLTGRYILSVVLVVILVVFINMFTMFALLLAQSAFNLPIFKGNEATPEQFTRQFQENINIANNHVTITEKGKKALVEENAWIQILDENGKVIYGYRVPTGIKEKYTPSEIIQNYKYQEINGDTTVFVGNKKEESYNYSYFIGIENPSVNRLFISFDNQDIFQAVKVGAIVLIIDIFIALLIGYLFSKRLTKPIQILINGIKRLANKDYTVHYEPKGVYKDVFHNVNLLSNQLTANEKERKKLEMMREEWIGNISHDIKTPLASIQGYAELIKDPDYNFSLSEIREYAEIIEQKSLYIKEVMDDLNLTTRLKNKALSLNKETVNIVSLLRNMVIDILNDPHYSNRHIEFHVNQENIPVAIDEILFRRAINNLIYNAIVHNDENVIIDVMIEKCERTHITIKDNGKGIKNEELDKIFDRYYRGTSTGEAHKGSGLGMAIAKDIIQEHNGELTINSELGFGTTVEIKF from the coding sequence ATGACGTGGAAGTTAACTGGAAGATATATACTTTCCGTTGTATTAGTCGTAATTCTCGTTGTTTTCATAAATATGTTTACAATGTTTGCTTTATTGCTAGCTCAGTCTGCTTTTAACTTACCAATATTTAAAGGAAACGAAGCAACGCCTGAACAATTTACAAGACAATTTCAAGAGAACATAAATATAGCAAATAATCATGTGACTATTACCGAAAAAGGAAAAAAAGCGTTGGTCGAAGAAAATGCTTGGATTCAAATTTTAGACGAAAATGGTAAGGTAATCTATGGCTATAGGGTGCCAACAGGTATAAAGGAAAAGTATACGCCATCAGAAATCATTCAAAACTATAAATATCAGGAGATTAATGGGGATACAACTGTATTTGTTGGTAATAAAAAGGAAGAATCCTATAATTACAGTTATTTTATTGGAATAGAGAATCCCAGTGTAAATCGCTTATTTATTTCGTTTGATAATCAGGACATATTTCAAGCAGTAAAAGTTGGCGCTATTGTTCTTATTATAGACATCTTCATCGCCTTATTAATTGGCTACTTATTTAGTAAACGTCTAACAAAACCTATACAAATACTCATTAATGGCATCAAAAGACTGGCGAATAAAGATTATACTGTCCATTATGAGCCTAAAGGGGTTTATAAAGACGTTTTTCATAATGTCAATTTATTATCTAATCAACTTACAGCCAATGAAAAGGAAAGAAAGAAGTTGGAGATGATGAGAGAAGAGTGGATAGGAAATATTTCACATGATATAAAAACTCCATTAGCTTCCATACAAGGATATGCTGAATTAATAAAAGATCCAGATTATAACTTTAGTTTATCAGAAATAAGGGAATACGCTGAGATTATTGAACAAAAGTCTTTGTATATAAAAGAGGTAATGGATGATTTAAATTTAACGACAAGATTAAAAAATAAAGCATTATCATTAAACAAAGAAACGGTTAATATTGTTTCTTTATTAAGAAATATGGTAATTGATATCTTAAATGATCCGCATTATTCTAATCGCCATATAGAGTTTCATGTAAATCAAGAGAATATACCTGTAGCGATTGATGAAATTCTTTTTCGAAGAGCGATCAATAATCTAATTTATAATGCGATTGTTCATAATGATGAAAATGTAATAATAGATGTAATGATTGAGAAATGTGAACGAACTCATATAACTATAAAGGACAATGGAAAAGGCATAAAGAATGAGGAACTTGATAAAATTTTTGATCGCTATTACCGAGGAACCAGTACCGGAGAAGCACATAAAGGATCTGGACTTGGAATGGCCATAGCTAAAGATATTATTCAGGAACATAATGGAGAGCTTACGATTAACAGTGAACTTGGTTTTGGGACAACGGTAGAAATTAAATTTTAA